In a single window of the Gossypium hirsutum isolate 1008001.06 chromosome A13, Gossypium_hirsutum_v2.1, whole genome shotgun sequence genome:
- the LOC107894151 gene encoding putative [ribosomal protein S18]-alanine N-acetyltransferase, translating to METGAAVVELQRNSTNFANIVEEILKLEKKIFPKHESLARSFDQELRKNNTGLLYMMDLHGEVVGYVMYSWPSSLSACITKLAVKESRRRQGHAEALLKAAIQKCRTRNIHRISLHVDPLRIPAMGLYKKLGFQGDSLIKCYYSADRDANRMYLDFDSN from the exons ATGGAGACCGGGGCTGCGGTGGTGGAGCTACAAAGAAATTCAACAAATTTTGCAAACATAGTAGAAGAGATCTTGAAGCTGGAAAAGAAGATTTTCCCCAAGCACGAATCACTTGCTAGGTCCTTCGATCAAGAGCTGAGAAAGAACAACACTGGATTGCTTTACATGATGGATCTTCATGGGGAGGTTGTCGGCTATGTCATGTATTCTTGGCCTTCTTCACTTTCTGCTTGCATAACAAAGCTTGCAG TGAAAGAGAGTCGTAGAAGGCAAGGCCATGCGGAAGCATTACTAAAAGCAGCAATTCAAAAATGCAGGACCAGAAACATCCATCGGATATCTCTTCACGTTGATCCTTTGAGAATTCCTGCCATGGGTCTTTACAAGAAGCTTGGTTTTCAAGGTGATAGCTTGATCAAGTGCTACTACTCAGCTGATAGAGATGCCAATAGGATGTACTTGGATTTTGATTC